CGCGCTGCCCGATCCGATCGGCTTCGTCGCGCTGTTCGTCTTCGTGATGCTGACGCTGGCCGCGGTCGGCGTCCTGCTCTCCGCCGCGTTCGTCTACACGCGCTACGCGGGGGTGATCCAGAACGTCGGGGAGTTCGCGTTCTACGTCGGCACCGGCTGCATGTTCCCGGTGGTCCTCCTGCCGTTCTGGACGAACCCGGTCGCGCTGGTGTTTCCCGCGACCTGGGCGCTCGACGCGCTGCGCTACCTGGCGATCCCCGGCTACGTCGGTTTCGGCTGGGGCTTCTGGGTCGACCTCGCCGGCGCCGTGGTGACCACCGTCGTCTACCTCGCGATCGCCGGGACGGTCTACCGCTACGTCGAGCACCACGTGCTCGAGCAGGGCAACCTGGGCTGGTGGTGACGGGTCCTGAGCGCGCTCGTATCGACGCCCGCGAGCGTCCCCCGGCCGTCGGTGTGGCGGACGTTCTGGACCAACGCCTGGCTGGCCCCGCGCACGAGCCTCGGCCTGATGCGGATCGACTTCGTCGTCGGCACGATCTTCGTGATCCCGCTGACCCAGATGGTGTTCTTCGCCTACGTCGTCGAGCTCGGCGGCGGCGGGGCGAGCGAGGTCGCGTTCACGGCGCTCGGGAACGCGATCGCGACGGTCACCTACTCCAGCGTCTTCTCCGTCTGCCTGACCACGGACAACGAGAAGCACGGCGGCACGATGGAGCACCTGCTCGTCTCGCCCGCGAGCCGATTCGCACTGTACGTCGGGCGGGGCTTCATCCCGATCCTGATCTCGATCGCGAGCGCCGCCGTCGGGATCGCCTACGCGGTCGCGTTCTTCGGCGTCGTCCTGCCGCCCGCCCAGATCCCGGAGCTCGCGGTCTCGGTCGTGCTCACGGCGTTCGCGATGGTCGGCTTCGGCCTGCTGCTCGGGGCGGTCGCGCTGTACCTGCGCACGGCGCTGATCCTGGGGAACATCTTCCTGTTCCTCGGGCTCCTGCTCTCCGGCGTGAACTTCCCGCTCGCGGCGCTGCCGGTCCCGCTGCAGTGGGCCGGGGACGCGCTGCCCCTGACCTGGGGTCTATCGGCCGTGCGGGCCGCCGTGGCCGCGGATCCGATCGGGACCGTGGCGCTGTTCTGGGGCGCCACGGCGCTCGCCGGCGCCGCCTGCTACGGCCTGTCGCTCGGCCTGTGGAAGACCTTCGAGCGGCGAGCGCTGGCGACCGGCAGCATCGCGCGGTACTGACGATTATCCGATACGTATCCGCGCGAAACGCAATTTAAAGGGAACCCCCTCTCGTCCGCGTGCCCGCCGGACGCGCGCTCACGCTCCATCCGGACGAGGCCCGCCAGCTGCGCGAGTGGGCGGCCGACGCGGCGAACGCGCCCCGCCGCGCGCTGCGGGCCCGCATCGTGCTCGAGCTGGCCCGCGGCGCGAGCGCCCGGGAGGTCGCCGAGCGCATCCAGGTGCATCCGGAGACCGTCCTGCGCTGGTGGCGCCGCTTCGAGGTGAACCGGCTCGACGGGCTCGTGCGCGACGCCCCGCGCGTGCGGGTGCGGGGCGTCACCGACCCGGCGCTCGTCGACCGGATCCTCCGCGCGACCTGGGAGGAGCGGCCGGCCAGCGGCTCGCGCTGGACGACGCGCTCGCTCGCGCGGACGCTGCACGTCAACCACATGCTCGTCCACCGGGTCTGGCAGGCGCACGGCGTCTCCTTCGCGACGACCCCGGGCGAGCTCGAGCGCCGCAGCGAGCGCCCGCCGGTCGAGGTGCTCGGGGTGTTCCTGGACGGGCCCGCGGCGCTCGCGGTCCGGGTCTTCCTCCCGCACGAGACGGCCGGACACGCGCGCGACACCGGCCCGGCTCCGCCGCCGACGGCGACGAGCCGGTCCGGCGCCTACACGCTCGGCCGGAACGTGCGCACGTCGCTCGGCCTGAGGGCCGCGCTCGATCGCGCCTACGAGGTCGCCGCGCCGTCCTCGAGCGAGGTGCGCTGGTCGTCCCCCGAGCTGTTCGTGTTCCTCCGTTCGATCGACGAGCGGACCCCGCCGCCCGCCGAGATCCACATCTTCTTCGACCGGGCGCCCCCCGAGGCCGAGCCGCGCCTCGAGGCGTGGGGGGCCGCCCATCCCCGCTTCCACTTCCACAACCCAGCCCCGGGCGAGCCGTGGGTCACCGCGATCGACCGCTGGCTGCGGACCGGCCCGCTGCGCACGGCCCTCGAGGACCGCGTGCGCGTGGCCGCGGCGTTCGATGCGGCGATCGCGCGCGTCTTCCAGACGCGCGGCGAGCGGCCGGGCCGGCTCAGTCGACGAAGTGGTGGCACGGCCGAGTGAACAGGCGCCAGGCCCCCGTCGCGGGGTCGCGGACCGAGTTGACGAAGCAGTGCCAGCGCTCGTCGTCCAGTCTCGGGAAGTCCGAGCGGTAGTAGTAGCCCGGCCAGCGCGTCTCGGTCCGGTGGCGGGTGTGCCGCAGGACCGCCTCGGCGGTCAGCAGGCGGTGCGCGAGCTCCCAGGCGCGTCCGAGCTCGTGCAGCGAGCGGGCGCCGAGGCTCGCCGCGTCCTCCGAGAGGTGCCCGAGCTGTCGGAGACCGCGCTCGAGCAGCGCCTCGTTCGTCGCGTAGCCGGCGCCGACGCCCCCGCCGTACTCGTCCATGATCTTCTCCAGGCGGTGGAGCCCCTGGTCCGGGTACAATAGGTCCGGGTGCACGGAGCCGTGGGTCACCCGGTCGCCGCGCTCGGCGACGCGCGCGAGGGGGGCGAACACCTCGGCGCGCCGCTTCCCGAGCGCGGAGTCCTCGATCCCGACCGACCCGGGGTGGTCGGTGAGGAACCGGACGGCCGCCTTCGCGGCGAGCCGTCCCTCGGTGAACGAGCCGCTCGAGAACTTGTGCGCGCAGCCCCCGACGGTGTCGCCGGCGCCGAACAGACCGGCGATCGTGGTCATCCGGTTGTACCCCCAGCGGTACTCGTCGGGCCCGACGTCGGAGGGACCGCTCGTCCAGGCGCCGGCGCAGACCGCGTGCGAGCCCAGGACGTACGGCTCGGAGAGGATCAGCTCGGAGGGCTCCCGCGCCGGGTCGATCCCCTGGGCCGCCCACGTCACGGCCTGGCCGACCGTCATGTTCAGGAACGCCTCCCAGGCGATCGTCTCCTTCTCGGGCGAGTCGATGACGCGCTCGGTGTGCATCAGGATCGGCCCGCGGCCCTCGACGATCTCGCGGAACATCAGGTGGTTGCGCAGGCAGGTCGGCAGCGGCTTCGCGTCCGCGTACTCGCCGACCGTCTCGCGCAGCCCGGCCCGTCCGGTCACCTCGTAGTTGTCGCCGGCGGCGTTGGTCGCGATCGCCTTGAGGTACAGGAAGAAGGCCCCCACCGGCCCGTAACCGTCCTTGAAGCGGGTGACGACGAGCCGGTTCTCCATCTGGGTCATCTCGGCGCCGAGCCCGATGAGCAGGGCGTAGGCCGAGCCGGTCGACCAGGGAGGGTACCAGGTGCGGCCCCAGCCCTCGCCGGCCGAGCGCGGGCGGAACAGGTGGGAGGCGCCGCCGGCCGCGACGACCACGGCGCGCGCCCGGTAGACGTGGAACCGTCCGTCCCGCAGGTTGACGCCCACCGCACCGGCGACGCGGTCGGGCGACGCCGCGGACGGCACGAGGTGGGTGATGAGCACGTGCTCGTCGACCTGGCTCGCCGCGGCCCGGGCCGCCTCGGCGACGATCGGCTTGTACGACTCGCCGTGGATCATCACCTGCCAGCGCCCCTCGCGCACGTAGCGTCCGGAGGACGGGTCGGTGAAGATCGGCAGGCCCCACTCCTCGAACAGGTGGACCGACGAGTCCACGTGGCGCGCGACGTCGTAGACCAGGTCCTCGCGCACGAGGCCCATCAGGTCCGAGCGCACGTAGCGAACGAAGTCCGGCGGGCGGTTCTCCTCCCAGCGCATGCCGAGGTAACAGTTGATCGCGCTGAGGCCCTGGGCGACCGCGCCCGAGCGCTCGATCGCCGCCTTCTCGACGAGGACGATCTTCAGCTCCCGTCCCCAGTAGCGCGCCTCGAAGGCGGCCCCGCAGCCGGCGAAGCCGCCGCCGACGATCAACAGATCGCAGTCGACGACCCGCGGGCTCCCGGTGCCGTCCTCCATCCGGCCGTCTCCCTCAGAGCGGCCGCGGCGCCGGAGCGCCGGGCGACGGGAGCGCGTCGACGGCGAGATAGTCCGGTTCGAAGGCGAGCAGCTCGCTGCCGAGGTCCCCCGGCGCCGGCGCTGGCGCGCTCGCCGGCGAGGGGATCGTCCCCCAGCGCGTCCGTCGGATCGGGAAGTCGAACTGTCGGGTCCCGCCGCCGCGCAGCTGGATCGTCCAGAAGATCCGGTCGGTCGTCCGGTTCGGCACGACGCGATGGCCGAGGGGCGCGAAATCCGCGTAGCCCCGGACGTCGATCGCGCCCTCGGGACATGCCTTCACGCAGGCGTAGCACTCCCAGCACATGGCCGGCTCGAGGTTGTAGGCGCGGCCCCGGTCCGGGTCGATGTGCATGATGTCCGACGGGCAGATGTCCACGCACTGCATGCAGCCGCGGCACTTCTGAGGCGAGACGAACGTCGGCACGAGAACTCGACCGGTCCGCGGCGCCGACTCCGCCCCTCAAGAAAACGGTTGCGAGCGCGCCCGGTCACGCCGGCCGGAACGCGGCCTCGATGCGGGAGCGCAGCGCGTCGTCCGGCGACGCGACGGCGTGCGCGCACCGCAGGTGCTCGGCGAGCCGCTCGTCCGCGGCCGCGCGCGAGGGCGACCGCACGGCCCACTCGCAGGCGAACCCGAGGTCCCGGCACGCGAGCGCGACGGCCGCCATCCCGAACTCCTACGCCGACGCCACCGTGAAGCG
This is a stretch of genomic DNA from Thermoplasmata archaeon. It encodes these proteins:
- the aprA gene encoding adenylyl-sulfate reductase subunit alpha; the encoded protein is MEDGTGSPRVVDCDLLIVGGGFAGCGAAFEARYWGRELKIVLVEKAAIERSGAVAQGLSAINCYLGMRWEENRPPDFVRYVRSDLMGLVREDLVYDVARHVDSSVHLFEEWGLPIFTDPSSGRYVREGRWQVMIHGESYKPIVAEAARAAASQVDEHVLITHLVPSAASPDRVAGAVGVNLRDGRFHVYRARAVVVAAGGASHLFRPRSAGEGWGRTWYPPWSTGSAYALLIGLGAEMTQMENRLVVTRFKDGYGPVGAFFLYLKAIATNAAGDNYEVTGRAGLRETVGEYADAKPLPTCLRNHLMFREIVEGRGPILMHTERVIDSPEKETIAWEAFLNMTVGQAVTWAAQGIDPAREPSELILSEPYVLGSHAVCAGAWTSGPSDVGPDEYRWGYNRMTTIAGLFGAGDTVGGCAHKFSSGSFTEGRLAAKAAVRFLTDHPGSVGIEDSALGKRRAEVFAPLARVAERGDRVTHGSVHPDLLYPDQGLHRLEKIMDEYGGGVGAGYATNEALLERGLRQLGHLSEDAASLGARSLHELGRAWELAHRLLTAEAVLRHTRHRTETRWPGYYYRSDFPRLDDERWHCFVNSVRDPATGAWRLFTRPCHHFVD
- a CDS encoding DUF1059 domain-containing protein; the encoded protein is MAAVALACRDLGFACEWAVRSPSRAAADERLAEHLRCAHAVASPDDALRSRIEAAFRPA
- a CDS encoding ABC transporter permease, translating into MWRTFWTNAWLAPRTSLGLMRIDFVVGTIFVIPLTQMVFFAYVVELGGGGASEVAFTALGNAIATVTYSSVFSVCLTTDNEKHGGTMEHLLVSPASRFALYVGRGFIPILISIASAAVGIAYAVAFFGVVLPPAQIPELAVSVVLTAFAMVGFGLLLGAVALYLRTALILGNIFLFLGLLLSGVNFPLAALPVPLQWAGDALPLTWGLSAVRAAVAADPIGTVALFWGATALAGAACYGLSLGLWKTFERRALATGSIARY
- the aprB gene encoding adenylyl-sulfate reductase subunit beta; its protein translation is MPTFVSPQKCRGCMQCVDICPSDIMHIDPDRGRAYNLEPAMCWECYACVKACPEGAIDVRGYADFAPLGHRVVPNRTTDRIFWTIQLRGGGTRQFDFPIRRTRWGTIPSPASAPAPAPGDLGSELLAFEPDYLAVDALPSPGAPAPRPL
- a CDS encoding helix-turn-helix domain-containing protein; this encodes MPAGRALTLHPDEARQLREWAADAANAPRRALRARIVLELARGASAREVAERIQVHPETVLRWWRRFEVNRLDGLVRDAPRVRVRGVTDPALVDRILRATWEERPASGSRWTTRSLARTLHVNHMLVHRVWQAHGVSFATTPGELERRSERPPVEVLGVFLDGPAALAVRVFLPHETAGHARDTGPAPPPTATSRSGAYTLGRNVRTSLGLRAALDRAYEVAAPSSSEVRWSSPELFVFLRSIDERTPPPAEIHIFFDRAPPEAEPRLEAWGAAHPRFHFHNPAPGEPWVTAIDRWLRTGPLRTALEDRVRVAAAFDAAIARVFQTRGERPGRLSRRSGGTAE
- a CDS encoding ABC transporter permease; its protein translation is MAAPTAQVSWARATAASLRLSFLEFMADPQWLIPSMIAPVIFGLVSFELFRDEGRYFLTYAILGAAMMSMWGQTLYGSGWATGLDREYGTLEPTIQSPTPYLFVILGRIVWNVASGLIGGAIVYVVILVAAGGPPALPDPIGFVALFVFVMLTLAAVGVLLSAAFVYTRYAGVIQNVGEFAFYVGTGCMFPVVLLPFWTNPVALVFPATWALDALRYLAIPGYVGFGWGFWVDLAGAVVTTVVYLAIAGTVYRYVEHHVLEQGNLGWW